CACCGGTATCATCACGTAATTGTGCGATTAATCCGGCCTCTTCTAAATAAAGAAAGTAATCGGACAGACTGTTTCGACTCACTCCCAGCATAGTTGCAATGCTGCTCATATTAGGCTTGAACGGCACACTACGGGCTATGATGGTGAGCAATTGCTTTAATTTTCGTGCTGTCGACACACTCATTTCGGAATATTGTGGAATATCAACTTCCAACGTTTTATTTATTACCTGTTGCAAACGTATATAAAACTGGTCTTCCTGGGAAAATGGATAATATCCCTCTTTCAGATAGGATTGGAAATAGGCATAAGGACGAAATTTATTAGAGATATCGATGGAATGTAGTAGGTATGGAACGTAACATTGCATCGAAACTTGTTTGTAACTTGTCCATGATTCTTTATGTATTTCTGCAAATATTTAAGATAGCCCCATGGGGGTTATTCCATCAGCTACCATTTCCAGACAGGGAATACTATCACAAAAAACGGGATTTATTTGTAAAGTCATTTAAATTTACTTTTCTTTGTTGCGAGGAGAGTTTGGTATAATGGGGATATTTACAGACGAAAAATTATTGTTGCAGGCTATTAAGAACGGGGACAATCAAGCTTTCGAGTTCCTGTTCAAAAGCTATTATCCCCGGTTGAGAGGATATGCCTCACGATTTTTGCATGACGAGGAAGCCGTACGTGATATTATACAGGAGAGTTTTCTGAAATTCTGGGAGAGACGGCATTTGATCGAAGCTATTTCTTTATCGTCCCTCTTGTTTGCTATGGTGCGCAATGCGTGCATGAATTACCTGAAACATATACAACTGGTCGAACAGCAGCCTTTGGATTATTTGCAGGAAATGCCGGGCAGAGAAGAACTTTATTGCTGGGACTTTGGACTGGACCCGGAACATGCCCTGCTCTATAAAGAACTCCAGCAGGAAGTCGA
This is a stretch of genomic DNA from Parabacteroides chongii. It encodes these proteins:
- a CDS encoding RNA polymerase sigma-70 factor; protein product: MGIFTDEKLLLQAIKNGDNQAFEFLFKSYYPRLRGYASRFLHDEEAVRDIIQESFLKFWERRHLIEAISLSSLLFAMVRNACMNYLKHIQLVEQQPLDYLQEMPGREELYCWDFGLDPEHALLYKELQQEVDTVINNLPERCREVFVMSRFKRMKNREIAEALQISTTAVEKHISKALKQFADYFKDRYSLDIYIAILAWILK